A window of the Gossypium hirsutum isolate 1008001.06 chromosome A05, Gossypium_hirsutum_v2.1, whole genome shotgun sequence genome harbors these coding sequences:
- the LOC107959531 gene encoding 30S ribosomal protein 2, chloroplastic: MASMSSLILPPYLTKLSVKPQSNQHLLQFLQPNLPKNLTLSSRPRKLRLFVAAEEQTATVASPSSEAARRLYVGNIPRNLKNDELTKIVEEHGAVEKAEVMYDKYSGRSRRFAFVTMKTVEDANAAIEKLNGTQIGGREIKVNITEKPLPQVDLSLLQAEDSQFVDSPHKVYVGNLAKTVTSETLKKFFSEKGKVMSAKVSRVPGSSKSGGFGFVSFSSDEEVEAAISSFNNAMLEGQEIRVNKA, encoded by the exons ATGGCTTCAATGTCATCTCTAATATTACCCCCATACCTCACTAAACTCTCCGTCAAACCCCAATCAAACCAACACTTGCTCCAATTCCTCCAACCCAATTTGCCTAAAAATCTCACCTTGAGTTCACGTCCCAGAAAATTAAGGTTGTTTGTCGCGGCAGAAGAGCAAACCGCAACGGTGGCCTCCCCTTCTTCCGAGGCCGCCAGGAGGCTTTACGTTGGCAACATACCCAGAAATTTGAAAAATGACGAGCTGACAAAGATTGTCGAGGAACATGGCGCTGTTGAAAAAGCAGAG GTGATGTATGATAAGTACTCTGGAAGGAGCCGCCGATTTGCTTTTGTTACCATGAAAACCGTGGAGGATGCTAATGCGGCAATCGAGAAACTAAATGGCACT CAAATTGGAGGGCGGGAAATCAAGGTAAACATCACCGAAAAGCCTCTGCCACAAGTGGATTTGTCTCTCCTTCAGGCGGAGGATTCCCAGTTCGTTGATAGCCCGCACAAAGTTTATGTGGGAAACCTTGCGAAGACAGTAACTTCAGAGACACTAAAGAAGTTTTTTTCTGAGAAAGGGAAGGTAATGAGCGCCAAGGTTTCACGGGTCCCGGGGTCCTCCAAATCAGGGGGATTTGGGTTTGTATCATTCTCTTCAGATGAGGAAGTTGAAGCTGCCATCTCTTCTTTTAACAATGCT ATGTTGGAGGGGCAAGAAATTCGTGTAAACAAGGCATAA
- the LOC107959530 gene encoding dihydrolipoyllysine-residue acetyltransferase component 5 of pyruvate dehydrogenase complex, chloroplastic — MANVLQTSFLPSTSSLRRRSISGSKGKSQSLQVKAKIREIFMPALSSTMTEGKIVSWMKSEGDKLSKGESVVVVESDKADMDVESFHEGFLAAIMVEEGGVAPVGSAIALLAETEDEIAEAKAKSQSSSNSTPQVVEEKPKQIEEAAPDVPAAAAAPSVPVAKAVTLGSAVHPASEGGKRIVASPYAKKLAKELKVDLGTVVGSGPLGRIVAKDVEAAAVAVPVAASPAKPDPVAPGIELGTVVPFTTMQGAVSRNMVESLSVPTFRVGYTITTNALDALYKKIKSKGVTMTALLAKATALALVQHPVVNSCCRDGNSFTYNSSINIAVAVAIDGGLITPVLQDADKVDIYTLSRKWKELVDKARAKQLQPHEYNTGTFTLSNLGMFGVDRFDAILPPGTGAIMAVGASQPSVVASMDGRIGMKNQMQVNVTADHRVIYGADLAAFLQTLAKIVEDPKDLTF, encoded by the exons ATGGCTAACGTTCTACAGACTTCTTTCCTTCCTTCTACTTCTTCCCTTCGCCGGCGCTCCATTTCTGGTTCCAAAGGGAAGTCTCAATCCCTTCAAGTGAAGGCCAAGATACGAGAGATTTTCATGCCCGCACTCAGCTCTACAATGACGGAAGGTAAGATCGTGTCTTGGATGAAGTCGGAAGGGGACAAGTTGTCTAAAGGGGAGAGCGTTGTTGTTGTGGAATCCGACAAGGCTGATATGGACGTCGAGAGTTTCCACGAGGGATTCCTCGCCGCTATTATGGTGGAGGAAGGCGGCGTTGCTCCCGTCGGTTCTGCAATCGCCCTCTTGGCTGAGACTGAAGACGAGATCGCTGAAGCCAAAGCTAAATCGCAGTCTTCTTCGAATAGCACTCCTCAGGTAGTAGAAGAAAAGCCAAAGCAAATTGAAGAGGCGGCTCCGGATGTTCCGGCTGCTGCTGCTGCTCCATCAGTTCCGGTCGCAAAGGCTGTAACTTTGGGGTCCGCCGTACATCCGGCTTCGGAAGGAGGGAAGAGGATAGTTGCCTCGCCGTATGCCAAGAAATTGGCTAAGGAGTTGAAGGTGGATTTGGGAACAGTTGTGGGGAGTGGACCCTTGGGGAGGATTGTGGCTAAGGACGTCGAGGCAGCTGCGGTAGCAGTACCGGTGGCTGCTTCTCCGGCGAAGCCAGATCCTGTGGCTCCTGGGATTGAATTGGGAACAGTGGTTCCTTTTACCACAATGCAGGGTGCTGTGAGTAGGAATATGGTCGAGAGCTTGTCAGTGCCTACGTTCCGAGTTGGGTACACTATCACCACGAATGCACTTGATGCCTTGTACAAAAAG ATCAAGTCCAAGGGTGTGACAATGACAGCATTGCTTGCAAAGGCAACTGCACTTGCATTGGTTCAACATCCAGTGGTGAACTCCTGCTGTAGGGATGGCAACAGCTTTACATACAATAGTAGCATCAATATTGCTGTTGCTGTAGCTATAGATGGAGGGTTGATTACACCGGTTCTACAAGATGCtgataag GTTGACATTTATACATTGTCAAGAAAGTGGAAAGAGTTGGTTGATAAGGCACGGGCCAAGCAACTGCAACCTCATGAATATAATACAG GTACTTTCACCCTGTCTAACCTTGGGATGTTTGGTGTGGACCGGTTTGATGCCATTCTGCCACCTGGAACT GGAGCAATTATGGCGGTTGGAGCTTCTCAGCCCAGCGTGGTGGCTAGCATGGATGGCCGCATTGGCATGAAGAACCAAATGCAG GTAAATGTGACGGCAGATCACCGAGTGATCTACGGTGCTGATCTAGCTGCATTCTTGCAAACACTGGCTAAGATTGTGGAGGATCCTAAAGATCTTACCTTCTAG
- the LOC107959529 gene encoding serine/threonine protein phosphatase 2A 57 kDa regulatory subunit B' beta isoform translates to MGIRRDSPKNSPSKKTTLKHLFDLDPKPYVGSPLPSPRRGGGGTDCEHDGILSAISYCNSVFTFTDPQESPSQQDLKRLKLMDVVSLLKSPKKPLQEQLLSPLMSMVSVNLFRPLPPPSKTSIVSALPDDEELSTFTPLWPHLQLVYDILLRLVLNVDSKKLKDYIAHQFIRNLLYLFQSEDPRERESLKNVFHRIYSRFTSYRSFMRKAMNDVFLHYVFETEKHCGIGELLEIWGSIINGFGVPLKEEHKLFLMRVLLPLHKPKGLQVYHRQLAYCVSQFVQKEPALGGVVVRGILRYWPITNCHKEVLLIGELEELVENIDPDQYRTLALPLCSRITRCFNSCNSQVAERALYVWNNEQFVKMASEAMEEVFPVVVEGMEKNLKLHWSKSVKQLTENVKAMLEEMDPPLYDKCLREIHHRESEAHREQVKRQQKWDQIETAAAKHSHFLQPTKTICVSSH, encoded by the exons ATGGGCATTCGGAGGGATTCCCCCAAGAACTCACCCAGTAAGAAAACTACTCTCAAGCATCTCTTTGATCTTGATCCCAAGCCTTATGTCGGAAGTCCCCTTCCCAGTCCCCGCCGTGGTGGTGGTGGTACTGATTGCGAGCACGATGGAATCCTGTCTGCTATCTCTTATTGCAACTCGGTTTTCACTTTCACCGACCCTCAGGAATCGCCTTCTCAGCAAGATCTCAAGCGCCTTAAGCTTATGGATGTTGTCTCTCTGCTCAAATCACCAAAGAAGCCATTGCAAGAACAGCTTTTGTCACCTCTAATGTCCATGGTGTCTGTCAATCTCTTCAGGCCACTTCCTCCACCTTCCAAAACTTCCATCGTCTCTGCCTTGCCTGATGATGAAGAACTCTCCACTTTCACACCTCTATGGCCTCACTTGCAGCTTGTTTACGATATTCTCCTTAGGCTTGTTCTTAACGTGGATTCCAAGAAACTTAAAGATTACATCGCTCACCAATTCATTCGGAATCTTCTTTACTTGTTTCAATCCGAAGACCCCAGAGAAAGAGAGAGCTTGAAGAACGTTTTCCATCGTATATATTCGAGGTTCACTTCATACAGATCGTTTATGAGGAAAGCTATGAACGATGTGTTCTTGCATTACGTTTTCGAGACCGAAAAGCATTGTGGGATCGGCGAGCTGCTAGAGATATGGGGAAGCATCATTAATGGCTTCGGTGTTCCGTTAAAGGAAGAGCACAAGCTTTTCTTGATGAGAGTGCTACTTCCGTTGCATAAGCCTAAGGGTCTGCAGGTTTACCATCGGCAACTGGCCTATTGCGTTTCTCAGTTCGTGCAAAAAGAGCCTGCACTTGGAGGAGTCGTGGTTAGGGGGATTTTAAGGTACTGGCCCATCACTAATTGTCACAAAGAAGTTCTACTTATTGGCGAATTGGAGGAGCTCGTTGAGAATATCGATCCCGATCAGTACCGAACGTTGGCTTTGCCGTTATGCTCTCGAATTACGCGATGTTTCAACAGTTGCAACTCACAG GTAGCAGAGCGAGCACTGTATGTGTGGAACAACGAGCAGTTCGTGAAGATGGCATCGGAAGCCATGGAAGAAGTGTTTCCTGTGGTAGTGGAAGGCATGGAGAAGAACCTAAAGCTGCATTGGAGCAAAAGCGTAAAGCAACTAACGGAAAATGTGAAGGCCATGTTGGAAGAAATGGATCCACCCTTATACGATAAGTGCCTCCGAGAAATCCATCACCGGGAATCCGAAGCTCATCGTGAGCAAGTCAAGCGCCAACAGAAATGGGATCAAATAGAAACGGCTGCAGCTAAGCACAGCCACTTCCTTCAACCAACAAAAACCATATGTGTTTCTTCCCACTGA